TTAAATTTGGTAATAATCCTGAAAAAATAAGCCACAAATGAAAAACCACCGTGATAACAGCGAGTGTGGCGAATAATTGTTGGGTGATTGGATGGGCTTGTTTGTAGTGGCTCATGGGCTGATGCGGTGGCTAGGTTGTTATAGTGGGACAATAAGACGCGATAATAATAAAACGGGACAAGACATGAAAAAGATAACTATGAAGTAAGTATAAAGCAATCAAAGGCAAGCGCCAGCCGTGATCAAATCTTGGCTGGCGTGCTTTGTGGTTAGCCTTATAGGCTTATCAGTAGGCTGCTTATCAGTAGGCTGCTTATCAATAGATTACTTATCAAGGGGCTGCTTTACAATGGACTACTAAAGTGACTTGTTCAAGACGAGAAAGCCAGTCTATCCAAGCAACCAACCAATCAATCAATCAATCAGTCAATTTACTGCGGCGTGACGCTCGCATCAATGGTAAAGCCTGCTTCTTGGTAGTACCGCATAGCGCCAGGATGGATGGTTGTTTCAGCGTTATTGATAAGTTCAGCTTGGACGCTATCCCACCATTTATTTTTCTCGCTGAGCGCGGTTTTTGCTTCCCAGTAGTTTTTGGTCAACGTGTAGGCAACCTCATCGCTGGTCTCTGTCGTGGTGTAAACAATGACGGGCAAGGTAATCGAAGATACGTCATAGTCAACGCCTTTGTAAGTACCCGCTGGGATGGTTACCACTGGGTCGCCGAGTTGCGTCAACTGTTCTGGCGAAGGTTGTAACAAGCGAATCGGCAATGCAGTAGACACTTCAACGATATTCGGTGTTGGCCATGACGACGCGGTCGTAAAACCATCGACTTGGCCATTTTTCATCGCTGGAATCGCGGCATTTAATTCGACATCGACAAATTCAACGCCTTCGATGCCTAATGCAGCTAATACTTCTTCTGTTTTTCTAGAAGAAAACGACCCCTTGCCGATGACATATTTTTTGCCTGATAAGTCTTCTAGTGTTTTGACGCCAGACGCTTCTGATACGACAAATTGCATGTTCAAAGAAGGAATAGGGAATAGGGCGCGAATGTCGTTAAATTTTTCACTGGCTCGAAAGGGTTCTTCGCCCATTTTGGCTTGTTTGACTAACGATGGTGGTGTGGTGAATAGATAGTTTTGTCCGCGTCTTGGTACTTCACTGACGTTTTGTACCGAGCCTTGGCTTTCCTCTACGGTGACGGAGATATTGCCGTCAGTAGCGGCTTTGATGGCTTCGGCATACTGTACCGCCATTTGGTAGTAAGACGAAGTGGATTTGGCTGATTTATAAGTGACCTGTGTGGTTTCGGCCACGCTGAATGAAAAAGCGCTGGCAACCAGACAGCCCGAGATGATAGCAAAAGATTTACGCATAAGAAGACTCCTAGTTAATGGTTGTTAATTGTTATTAGGTGGTGATAGGAATGGTCATTATAACCACAATTCATGTCGATTTAGAATAGATAATTCGTTTTTTATACGAACTTTTGCAAAAAATTCGGTATGATGTCGAGAGTAGCATCATTGACTTGTTTAAATCATAAATGAGAGGAAAACATGACGTCTAGCAATACAGATTATGTCTTTCGACTAAAGGATATCGTTACAGGCGCACAATTTTTATTTGTGGCTTTTGGTGCGTTGGTATTGGTTCCGATACTCACGGGGCTAGACCCAAACGTTGCGTTATTGACGGCAGGCATTGGTACGCTGCTGTTTCAGTGGGTGACCAAAGGCAATATTCCCCCCATTTTTTTGGCAAGTTCGTTTGCCTTTATTGCGCCAATTCAAGTGGGTGTTGCACAGTGGGGAATTGCGAGTACTTTATCGGGGCTAATGGCCGCGGGTGTTTTTTATGTCATATTGAGTGTATTAATCCGCATTTTTGGCAAACAATTTATTCATAAACTGTTGCCTGCGGTGGTGGTTGGCCCTGTCATTATGTCTATCGGGCTAATTTTGTCGCCAGTGGCCGTTAATATGGCGTTAGGCAAGACGGGCGATGGGGCGCAACAGTTAGTTGCACAATCGATTGCGTTACCACTGGCTGGGTTGACGTTGGCGGTCGTTTTGTTGGTGACTTTATTGGCACGCGGTTGGCTGAAATTAATTCCTATTTTGGTTGGTATCGGTGTCGGGTATGTGGCGGCTATTGTGATTGGTTTAGTGGAATTTACGGCGGTATCGGAGGCGGCTTGGTTTTCGCTGCCGCAGTTTACGACACCAAAGTGGCATTGGGGCGCTATTTTATTGATTGTCCCAGTTGCGCTTGCGCCAGCGGTAGAGCACATTGGTGATATGCTGGCCATATCGAATGTGACGAAAAAGGATTATTTGCAAAAACCAGGCTTACATAAAACCTTATTGGGTGATGGTTTGGCAACGATGGCTGCTTCGGCGTTGGGTGGTCCGCCAAATACCACGTATTCAGAGGTTACTGGCGCGGTTACCATGACCAAGGCGTTTAATCCTGCAATAATGACTTGGGCGGCTATTGTGGCGATTAGCTTGGCGTTTTGTGGCAAGTTAGGGGCATTGTTAACGACCATTCCGATTCCAGTGATGGGCGGGGTGATGCTGTTGTTATTCGGTATGATTGCGGCGATTGGCATCAAAACAATGGTGATGCAGCAGGTTGATTTGGATTGCACGCGAAACTTGGCCATTGTCGCGATTGTGTTAGTATTTTCTATCGGTGGCATGGTATTTAATTTTGGTGAGATTAGCTTTGGTGGGATTGCGTTAGGTGCTGTTTTTGGCATAATGCTAAACTTGGTTTTGCCTAAGCCGAGGCAATAAGTACAGGGCAATAAGTACAGAGCGATAAAGTCAAGGCAATGAATCTAAGGCAATAAAATCAAAAAAAATAGTGAATAAAAAAGAGGGGTACGATGGTATCAATTAACATCCAAGAGCTAGAGAATATGGCGCTCAACGCCGACGTGACACGAGTTGGTGATATTGCACAATTCAAACAAATGGGTGACCAGATCACGGTGACATTGGGGCTTTACAGCCATGCACTAGAAACCCAGCTGGAGCAGCTATTAGCACACCGTTATCCCGGGCTAAAGGTCACGATAGCTACGCGCGTTGAAGCGAAAAAAACGCAACCCAACACGGTTGCCAAAAAAGGCGTGAAAAATATCATTGCGGTGGCGTCTGGCAAAGGCGGTGTCGGAAAATCGTCAACGGCGATTAATTTAGCATTGGCGCTTTCTCAGTTTGGTGCGCGCGTTGGGCTATTAGATGCTGACATCTATGGCCCTAGCCAGCCGACGATGCTAGGTAAACAAACACGCCCCGAAATGCAAGATGATAAAACCATGCGACCGGTTATCGCACACGGATTACAGACTAACTCAATTGGCTATTTGGTCGATGGTGATAGCGCGATGATATGGCGCGGTCCAATGGTGACGGCTGCGTTGCAGCAATTGCTCAATGACACGGCGTGGGATAATGTCGATTATTTATTGATTGACTTACCACCAGGTACTGGCGATATTCAGCTGACGATGGCGCAAAAAATGCCAATTACAGGTGCTGTGGTGGTGACGACACCTCAGGATATTTCGTTGATTGATGCCAGACGTGCCGTGGCGATGTTTAATAAAATGCAAATCGATAATTTGGGTATCATTGAAAATATGAGTACCCATATTTGTGAGCAGTGTGGGCACGAGTCGCCAATTTTTGGACACGAGGGTGGGCAGCGATTGGCGGCGCAGTTTACGATTCCTTTTTTAGGCGATGTGCCGTTAGACAGACGATTGCGGGAAAGCTTAGACGCAGGTTTGCCGTTAGTCAGTGCAGAGGCGGACCACCCGATTAGTCAGCGTTATCGTGATATTGCGATGAAAATTGCGATTGAAATCGCAAAAAAGCCTAAGGGGTATAGCCAAGCGTTTGGTAAAATTGCGGTAGAAAATAAACCCAACCAGTAAACGGCGGTCTGTTATCGTGGGTAGTGCCACGAAATAGCAGATAAAAATTGATTGAAGACAATTGACTGAAGACAATCAACTGAAAATAATTGACTGAGCAGTCATTTGACGAGGCAGTCACTGGATTAATACGAGGCATTAAGAATGACAATTAAAAGCGATAAATGGATAAAAAAAATGGCAACCGAACAGGACATGATTTCGCCGTTTGAAGCAGGGCAAGTTCGCGTCGGTCACGACGGTAAAGCGGGTGGCATTTCTTATGGTACGTCGAGTTATGGCTATGATGTCCGCTGCGCCCGTGAATTCAAAATATTCACCAATATTAATTCATCGGTGGTTGATCCGAAAAATTTTGATGAAAACAGCTTTGTGGATATTGTATCTGACGTTTGTATTATTCCGCCGAATTCCTTTGCTTTGGCGCATACGGTTGAATATTTTAAAATTCCACGCGATGTGCTGACTATTTGTTTGGGGAAATCGACCTATGCGCGTTGCGGTATTATTGTTAACGTGACCCCGCTAGAACCTGAGTGGGAAGGCCATGTCACGCTAGAGTTTTCGAATACTACCCCATTACCTGCCAAGATTTATGCAGGTGAAGGCGTTGCCCAGATGTTGTTTTTTCAATCAGATGAAGTTTGCGACACCTCTTATAAAGACCGCGCAGGAAAATACCAAGGGCAAACAGGCGTGACATTACCCAAATCATAACTGAGACAATAATCGAGGCAATAAACGAGACAATAATGCCAGTTGACATGAACGGTAAGGATTTATGCGGATAAAGGGCGCAGGGGCTGTGGCGAATGTCGGATTTGTCGCCAGAAAGCTTGGTGCGGCACTTGTGCGCTTGGTAATGCTTGCGGTAATGCTTGCGGCAATGACGGCAAGTGCGCAGGATACGCAACCTGACGCCCCTCAGCAATCGACAACGCAGCAATCGACAACCCAGCAACCCACAACCCAGCAACCCGTGTCTTCGACAACGGCATCGCTTGTCGATAAAATTCAACAAATTACTGAGTTGGCGGGACAAATCGAGACAGACTTGGCGCAGGCTGATACACTGATGGAGCAAGCCACTGTTTTAGAATCGCTTCCCATTGATGCGGCGACAATTGAATCACGAATTCAGCAGCTAACTAGCGACACAGTAACGCTGCAGCAGATGGCACAAACCAATGAAATTAATGACAAAGTTGATAATTTTTGTCAGGCGTTGCAGCAGCACAATCAAACCTTGACGCAAGCAAAAACACGGTATTATCAAGCGAACGATATGCTGGTGTCTGTCAATCAGCTGCTAGATAATCCTTTGAATAAAAACCAGTTGTCTGTGGAGAGCCTGGCGCTTCACCAGCGATTGATCGAGCAGCTGCCTAATACGCTGACTGCGCTAGAGACCCAGCTTGGGGCATTTCAGTCACAGTTTGCGCGTTGCCAACATGCTAGTGACGTGCTGACACGTTGGCAACAGGCACTAAGCGCTGCATTATCGCGTCAACAAAGTCCGTCTGGCAATGACCTGAATAAAAGGCGGTATCATGAAACACAGGCACAGTATAGCGCACAGGCGGCGGCCTTATTAGAAAAACTGCGACAGCAAAACCAATCCATGACGCTAACTGAAATCGCGGATTTGCAGGGTGAAATTTATCAACAATCCTTATTGGCAACGCTATCGGAAATGGATAGCCAGATTGCGGATATTCTCACCCAAGAAGCCTTGATGTTAAGCCATCGGGGTAACCTCTCCGCACAATCACTAGAACAAATGAGCGCCCGCCTTAACGAGGTTAATAGCGCTATTTCCGCCTTAGAGAACTTGCAAAAAACACTGGTACAACACGCACAACAATACAGCGCACGCAGTGAAATTGTCGGTGAGGACGAGCTAATCAGTGCTGCATTGGCGCTGCGTAAAAGAACAATTGATTATCAATTGCTACAGCTGACGGCGAGCGCTGAAGCACTCGGTCAGCAAGTCGCGAATAAAAAACAGCAGAGCTTATTGGTACAAACCGATTTTTATCATCCACAAACACTGCGCGCGGCTTGGCAGCAAGTGCCTTCTTCGTTGGCGTTAATTGCCTTTCAAGTAAAGATTAGCGTACAAAACCTATTCAAAAAAATGACAGAAAATATCGCCAAGACGGCTTTGTTGCTGCTTGGTTTGCTGGTGTGTCTGTTGATTTGGATTAAATTAAGCCAACGGCTTGTTTGGGGTGCGAGCAAAACAACCCTTGCCAAACTCACTAATATCCAATCTCCCAATGCTCAATCCACCAATGCCCAATCCACCAATGCCCAGACCGCTAACGTCCAACCCCAACGAGGCATGATTTATTTGCGTGACCTGCACCTCATTGGGGTGAGTCTATTGATAATGGGCTTGGTTTATGGGGTTCGCTTGTTGTCGCCAAGTAGCGGTATTATTTATAGTTTGATGATGGCGTTGATTGTGGTCGTTGCTATCAATGCGCTAAGGCGGGTTGAGCAGCGTTTATCGATGGTTTCTCGCGTTCAATGCCGATTGCGGACAGCGATGCTGTCTTTGTTGCTGATTATTGCGGTTCTGCTGGTGCTTGCCAAACTGAGCTTGGCAGAACGTTGGACCGTAATGTTATTTGAGCGTTTGTTTTTATTGCTGTTACTGGTGTCAATGCTGATATTTAAGCCGTCGTTGCACGTTTACTTGCGCCAACTAAAGACCACGTTGAGCGAACGCAGATATCAACTATACCGATGGCTTATTTTGGGGCTGCCGTGGCTGGTTATCGCGACCTGTGTTGTGGGGCTGTTGGGGTTTGGTTTACTGGCCTGGGCGGTACTGATACATATGGTTGCCATTTTGGGCAGTCTATTGTTGTTGCTCGTTGGCTTAGCTGGCATCAATCGCCTGCGCAAAAAAATGAAATTGCTAAGTATCAAGCAATTCACTTATGGTGCCTTTATTGCGCAAGATATCGTCTCACCCATTGCAACGTTGATGAAACTGGTGTGGTTTGCTTCGGTCGTTTGGGGGCTGTTTGCGGTCATGCAGTGGCAGGCAGATAGTCTATTGATTAATCGGATGTTAACGATACTCAATTATCCGCTAGTCAATCTAGGTGACAGTCCAGTGACGCCGTTGAAAATTTTATTACTGATGTTGTCATTTTATGTCGTCGTACGAGTGGCAAAATGGTTTAAAACGTTTAGCTATCACTGGTTATTTATTCGTATCAAAGATTTAGGTGTTAGGCAGTCGCTTGCGATATTTGGTCAATACTTTATGGTCTTGGTCGGATTGTTGATTGTGCTCAATACGCTGGGTATTGATTTGACCTCGTTGGTCGTCTTTGCAGGGGCATTGGGTGTTGGTATTGGATTGGGGTTGCAAGATATTGCCAAAAATTTCATCTCAGGCATCATTATTTTGCTTGAACGCCCGATGCGAACGGGCGACTGGGTGGGCGTTGGCACGCATGAAGGAATAATTAAATCGATTGGTATGCGGGCAATTACGATGCAAACGTTTGATAAGCAGGAGGTTATCATCCCCAATGGCGATGTGATTAGCAACAGCTTTACTAACTGGACACACAGCGATAGCATCACACGCACCGTATTGTATGTCGGCGCAAGCTACCGTCATTCACCCGATGAAGTCATGGCGCTATTAAACCACGTGATTGATACCAATGAATCGATACTGGCAGACCCAGTGCCAGAAGTCGTCATGTGGGAATACGCAGACTCGGCAATTACGTATCGCCTGCAGTATTTTATTGATTTAGATAAGTCGCCGTTATGGGGAACTAAAACGGCGGTATTGCGTGAGATTTGGCATCAGTTTAAAGCGCATAATATTGAAATTCCCTACCCACAACGCGATATTCATTTCCGCAATTTGTTGGCGCATAAGGTTTTGGACGAGGGTGGCGATAAGTAAAGTAGATTTGTTGCTTGTTGTTAATTCGGTGAACAAATAATTAGACTCTGCAAAAAAGATTGGCAAAAATGATTGTAATTTAATTGCATTCCCACGGGTAGTTGGCGATGCGTGGCGTGGCAAAGGTGGGGGGCGCGGTGTGAGCGGTGTTTGTCTGAGGTGGGTTTGTTGGAGATAGCCTCGCTACCATGGCTACAATGGCATCAGCGAGCATAGGCGCCATGGCCAGCTTGGTCGGCCATGCAACGATTGTCTGTGAGTCGCTATGTACGACAGGCGTATCGGGGCGATTGCCTGCATGGCTGCCCTCGGCACGATCCACAACAAAGCTTGCGAATGGGCATTGACTAAAGTCTAACCAAGGGAAAATCGCCGTTAATTCTTTTTTTGCGAGGGTTATGGTTTCGCTGTCGCTTAAATGCGCGCCAGTCTCTGCAACGTGCCCCCCGAGATACCAAATATTTGTCTGTTCGTCATAGGGGTGGGTGGTGATGGTGAGTCTGGGTTTGTCCGAGGCCGCTAAAACATGAAGGTATAACTGCCCAAACGTCTTGGGAACGTGGGCATACACCATGCGTAACGGACGAATTTGTTGGTTGGCTGTGTCGTTAGATAAGCTGGCGTTGGCTTTGCCAGCGGTATAAATGATGTGCGCTGCCTTGACGGTCAATGTGGTATTGGCGGTTTTGATAGAAACGATTTTGTAGTCGCCATTGCCATCGCCATCGTTATCGGAAGCACAATTGTTATCGAAAGTGCTATCGCAAGCGTTATCAGCCTGAGGGTGTGCGAGCTGCCATTTTGCATCTGTGATGATGTGGTGGCGGTAACGGTTCGCAAAGCACATCAGCAGGGATTTGACATCGAGGACAGGCTCGTTTAGCGCATAAAAATTGCCTTGGCACTGGTGGTGCTGTAGCACTGGGGGGCGATCCGCGGTCGGTATTTTTGTCACATGGCTTTTCATTAAGTGACTGGCAAAAAACCCCGTAACACGGCTGGATAATTGCGGTAACGCCCATAGCGTTTGGGCTTGGGTATGACAGGTGACGTCGCCTAAATCCATCTCACCGTTACCAGCAAGACAATCGCGCCAGTAGTCTGGCATGCCCGCGATTTGACGCTGGGCGTTGGTCATTTTTCCCAGCAGGGCATATTTGGTGCCACCGTGGATGATGCCTTGGCTATGGATGGTTTGTCCGCTGCCTAGTGCCGATTTTTCAACCAACAAGGCGCGGTAGCCTGCGTTGGTGAGTTTGGCAAGCGTCCATAGCCCTGCGATGCCGCCGCCAACAATGAGCGCATCAATTGTCATGGGTGTAGATTGCTCAGTCATCGTGTTTTATTCATGGAAGTTAGTCACTTAATCACTTAGCCACTTAGTCATTGCGCTCAGTCATTGACGTCTGTGGTTTGGTTGATGCGGTTAATGGTTGCCGTGGTTGAAAACCCATCAATATAATCCATGACGAGGACTTGTCCGCCATCGTCGATAACCGATTGCGCACCAGGGATATTCTCTGGTTGGTTATCGCCGCCTTTGACCAAATAATTGGGTGCGCAGGCTTCGATAATGCGTGTTGGTGTGTCTTCGTCAAAGGCTACGACCCAATCAACCGCGCGTAGGGCAGCCAAGACGTGGGCGCGACTTTTTAGCGGATTGGCAGGGCGGTTGCTGCCTTTGAGGCGTTTGATGGAGGCATCGGTATTAATGGCGACCAATAGTCGGTCGCCAAGGGCTTTGGCTTGGGCAAGGTAAGCCACATGCCCTGTGTGCAAAATATCAAAACAGCCATTGGTCATGACGATGGTTTCGCCTTTGGCTTTGGCCTTGCTGAGCTCGTTGAGTAAGTCGGCTTCGCTGAGGTAGCCTTGTTGAATAAATCGGGTGTCGTGTAGGGCTTTGTCTAATTCGCGTGGGGTGACGGTGGCGGTACCTAATTTCCCAACCACGATACCCGCCGCCAAGTTGGCGAGTTCAACGGCTTCGGTGAGTGAACAATCAGCCGCAAGCCCCGCCGCTAGGGTTGCAATCACGGTATCACCAGCACCTGTGACGTCATAGACTTCTTTGGCTTTGGCGGCATAATGCGTTGGGGGTTGCTGATTATTGTGGTCGCTGTGGTCGTTATGATGGCTGAATAGCGTCATGCCTGCTTCGCTACGGGTGACTAACAGCGCGGATAAGCCCAGTTGTTTAATCAGCTGATGTGCCGCTTGATAAAGACTGTCGTCATCCTCGAGGTGACTACCCTGACAAACTTGGCGTAATTCGCTCATATTGGGGGTGATTAGGTCGGCGCCTTGGTACTTGCTAAAATCATTGCCTTTGGGGTCAATGAGGACTTTTTTTTGTTGTGCTTTAGCCAGTTGGATTAATGGTTGGCAGTCGTTGAGCGCGCCTTTGGCATAATCGGACAAAATGATGATATCAAAGTCAGCCACCAATTGCGCAAAGGTTGGTGCAATGGCTTCGCTAGTGCAGGGCAGCGTCTCTTGGTCAATGCGTAGTAACTGTTGGTGTTGGCTAATGATGCGGGT
This genomic stretch from Ostreibacterium oceani harbors:
- the hldE gene encoding bifunctional D-glycero-beta-D-manno-heptose-7-phosphate kinase/D-glycero-beta-D-manno-heptose 1-phosphate adenylyltransferase HldE, producing MNQSVPAFHHARVLVVGDIMLDKYLHGKTQRISPEAPVPVIHLEKTEYRAGGAANVAMNLSALGVQTSLIGVIGEDEVGQQLHHLLTQHGIDFHPCHAPNATPTICKTRIISQHQQLLRIDQETLPCTSEAIAPTFAQLVADFDIIILSDYAKGALNDCQPLIQLAKAQQKKVLIDPKGNDFSKYQGADLITPNMSELRQVCQGSHLEDDDSLYQAAHQLIKQLGLSALLVTRSEAGMTLFSHHNDHSDHNNQQPPTHYAAKAKEVYDVTGAGDTVIATLAAGLAADCSLTEAVELANLAAGIVVGKLGTATVTPRELDKALHDTRFIQQGYLSEADLLNELSKAKAKGETIVMTNGCFDILHTGHVAYLAQAKALGDRLLVAINTDASIKRLKGSNRPANPLKSRAHVLAALRAVDWVVAFDEDTPTRIIEACAPNYLVKGGDNQPENIPGAQSVIDDGGQVLVMDYIDGFSTTATINRINQTTDVND
- the apbC gene encoding iron-sulfur cluster carrier protein ApbC, whose protein sequence is MVSINIQELENMALNADVTRVGDIAQFKQMGDQITVTLGLYSHALETQLEQLLAHRYPGLKVTIATRVEAKKTQPNTVAKKGVKNIIAVASGKGGVGKSSTAINLALALSQFGARVGLLDADIYGPSQPTMLGKQTRPEMQDDKTMRPVIAHGLQTNSIGYLVDGDSAMIWRGPMVTAALQQLLNDTAWDNVDYLLIDLPPGTGDIQLTMAQKMPITGAVVVTTPQDISLIDARRAVAMFNKMQIDNLGIIENMSTHICEQCGHESPIFGHEGGQRLAAQFTIPFLGDVPLDRRLRESLDAGLPLVSAEADHPISQRYRDIAMKIAIEIAKKPKGYSQAFGKIAVENKPNQ
- a CDS encoding FAD-dependent oxidoreductase, translated to MTEQSTPMTIDALIVGGGIAGLWTLAKLTNAGYRALLVEKSALGSGQTIHSQGIIHGGTKYALLGKMTNAQRQIAGMPDYWRDCLAGNGEMDLGDVTCHTQAQTLWALPQLSSRVTGFFASHLMKSHVTKIPTADRPPVLQHHQCQGNFYALNEPVLDVKSLLMCFANRYRHHIITDAKWQLAHPQADNACDSTFDNNCASDNDGDGNGDYKIVSIKTANTTLTVKAAHIIYTAGKANASLSNDTANQQIRPLRMVYAHVPKTFGQLYLHVLAASDKPRLTITTHPYDEQTNIWYLGGHVAETGAHLSDSETITLAKKELTAIFPWLDFSQCPFASFVVDRAEGSHAGNRPDTPVVHSDSQTIVAWPTKLAMAPMLADAIVAMVARLSPTNPPQTNTAHTAPPTFATPRIANYPWECN
- a CDS encoding uracil-xanthine permease family protein, with protein sequence MTSSNTDYVFRLKDIVTGAQFLFVAFGALVLVPILTGLDPNVALLTAGIGTLLFQWVTKGNIPPIFLASSFAFIAPIQVGVAQWGIASTLSGLMAAGVFYVILSVLIRIFGKQFIHKLLPAVVVGPVIMSIGLILSPVAVNMALGKTGDGAQQLVAQSIALPLAGLTLAVVLLVTLLARGWLKLIPILVGIGVGYVAAIVIGLVEFTAVSEAAWFSLPQFTTPKWHWGAILLIVPVALAPAVEHIGDMLAISNVTKKDYLQKPGLHKTLLGDGLATMAASALGGPPNTTYSEVTGAVTMTKAFNPAIMTWAAIVAISLAFCGKLGALLTTIPIPVMGGVMLLLFGMIAAIGIKTMVMQQVDLDCTRNLAIVAIVLVFSIGGMVFNFGEISFGGIALGAVFGIMLNLVLPKPRQ
- a CDS encoding mechanosensitive ion channel family protein — encoded protein: MRIKGAGAVANVGFVARKLGAALVRLVMLAVMLAAMTASAQDTQPDAPQQSTTQQSTTQQPTTQQPVSSTTASLVDKIQQITELAGQIETDLAQADTLMEQATVLESLPIDAATIESRIQQLTSDTVTLQQMAQTNEINDKVDNFCQALQQHNQTLTQAKTRYYQANDMLVSVNQLLDNPLNKNQLSVESLALHQRLIEQLPNTLTALETQLGAFQSQFARCQHASDVLTRWQQALSAALSRQQSPSGNDLNKRRYHETQAQYSAQAAALLEKLRQQNQSMTLTEIADLQGEIYQQSLLATLSEMDSQIADILTQEALMLSHRGNLSAQSLEQMSARLNEVNSAISALENLQKTLVQHAQQYSARSEIVGEDELISAALALRKRTIDYQLLQLTASAEALGQQVANKKQQSLLVQTDFYHPQTLRAAWQQVPSSLALIAFQVKISVQNLFKKMTENIAKTALLLLGLLVCLLIWIKLSQRLVWGASKTTLAKLTNIQSPNAQSTNAQSTNAQTANVQPQRGMIYLRDLHLIGVSLLIMGLVYGVRLLSPSSGIIYSLMMALIVVVAINALRRVEQRLSMVSRVQCRLRTAMLSLLLIIAVLLVLAKLSLAERWTVMLFERLFLLLLLVSMLIFKPSLHVYLRQLKTTLSERRYQLYRWLILGLPWLVIATCVVGLLGFGLLAWAVLIHMVAILGSLLLLLVGLAGINRLRKKMKLLSIKQFTYGAFIAQDIVSPIATLMKLVWFASVVWGLFAVMQWQADSLLINRMLTILNYPLVNLGDSPVTPLKILLLMLSFYVVVRVAKWFKTFSYHWLFIRIKDLGVRQSLAIFGQYFMVLVGLLIVLNTLGIDLTSLVVFAGALGVGIGLGLQDIAKNFISGIIILLERPMRTGDWVGVGTHEGIIKSIGMRAITMQTFDKQEVIIPNGDVISNSFTNWTHSDSITRTVLYVGASYRHSPDEVMALLNHVIDTNESILADPVPEVVMWEYADSAITYRLQYFIDLDKSPLWGTKTAVLREIWHQFKAHNIEIPYPQRDIHFRNLLAHKVLDEGGDK
- the dcd gene encoding dCTP deaminase, with protein sequence MTIKSDKWIKKMATEQDMISPFEAGQVRVGHDGKAGGISYGTSSYGYDVRCAREFKIFTNINSSVVDPKNFDENSFVDIVSDVCIIPPNSFALAHTVEYFKIPRDVLTICLGKSTYARCGIIVNVTPLEPEWEGHVTLEFSNTTPLPAKIYAGEGVAQMLFFQSDEVCDTSYKDRAGKYQGQTGVTLPKS
- a CDS encoding TAXI family TRAP transporter solute-binding subunit, which translates into the protein MRKSFAIISGCLVASAFSFSVAETTQVTYKSAKSTSSYYQMAVQYAEAIKAATDGNISVTVEESQGSVQNVSEVPRRGQNYLFTTPPSLVKQAKMGEEPFRASEKFNDIRALFPIPSLNMQFVVSEASGVKTLEDLSGKKYVIGKGSFSSRKTEEVLAALGIEGVEFVDVELNAAIPAMKNGQVDGFTTASSWPTPNIVEVSTALPIRLLQPSPEQLTQLGDPVVTIPAGTYKGVDYDVSSITLPVIVYTTTETSDEVAYTLTKNYWEAKTALSEKNKWWDSVQAELINNAETTIHPGAMRYYQEAGFTIDASVTPQ